Proteins encoded in a region of the Syntrophorhabdales bacterium genome:
- the mltG gene encoding endolytic transglycosylase MltG, whose amino-acid sequence MLTKRDKRIIAAAVALLLVSQPVIFASIPRDTKRNVKSVVIKRGTHLKEVANLLEEEGLIRSEWLFLACSYVMHKGKIIAGEYELSTQMSIAQIAAKMAAGQRKIYTLTLVEGYNLNGVGEAMEKAGIMKKDAFFRLATDTAFLNKLTIPGDSLEGYLAPDTYFYSKETDVDAFLERIVRRTFVFFEREDVRARMAEFRMTPGDVVILASMIEKEAKIEPEKPMISAVFHNRLREGMSLDSDPTVMYGIGMTPKALTRADLEKPTAYNTYRLRGLPKGPICNPSTSSLMAVLYPAPTDALYFVSRNDGTHVFSRQISQHNQFVTMYQKNKKKKP is encoded by the coding sequence ATGCTCACAAAAAGGGATAAGAGGATCATTGCCGCAGCGGTTGCGCTCCTTCTGGTGAGCCAGCCGGTGATCTTTGCCAGCATCCCTCGGGATACGAAAAGGAACGTCAAATCAGTTGTTATCAAGAGAGGTACGCATCTTAAGGAAGTGGCAAATCTCCTGGAAGAAGAGGGCCTGATTCGCTCGGAGTGGCTTTTCTTGGCCTGCTCATACGTGATGCATAAAGGCAAGATCATAGCGGGTGAATATGAATTGAGCACGCAGATGTCCATCGCTCAGATAGCAGCAAAGATGGCAGCAGGGCAGAGGAAAATTTACACGCTCACGCTTGTGGAGGGCTACAATCTTAACGGCGTTGGAGAGGCCATGGAAAAGGCAGGTATCATGAAGAAAGATGCTTTTTTCCGGCTGGCCACAGATACTGCATTCTTGAACAAGCTTACCATTCCGGGCGACAGCCTCGAAGGCTATCTTGCGCCGGACACCTATTTCTATAGCAAGGAAACGGATGTAGACGCTTTCCTCGAAAGAATTGTGCGAAGAACCTTTGTTTTCTTTGAGAGGGAGGATGTGAGAGCGCGGATGGCCGAGTTCCGCATGACCCCCGGCGACGTTGTGATTCTAGCTTCCATGATCGAGAAAGAGGCGAAGATTGAGCCTGAAAAACCTATGATTTCTGCCGTCTTCCACAATCGGCTTCGGGAAGGCATGAGTCTCGATTCTGACCCGACGGTCATGTACGGTATCGGGATGACGCCCAAAGCGCTGACAAGGGCTGACCTTGAGAAGCCGACCGCGTACAATACATACAGGCTCAGGGGTTTGCCAAAAGGGCCGATATGTAACCCGTCCACGAGCTCCCTGATGGCAGTGCTTTACCCGGCGCCCACCGACGCGCTCTACTTTGTGTCAAGAAATGATGGAACCCACGTCTTCTCAAGGCAGATCAGCCAGCACAATCAATTCGTGACCATGTACCAAAAGAATAAGAAGAAGAAACCATAA
- the ruvX gene encoding Holliday junction resolvase RuvX has translation MERLRLFVLEQATAAMIFCAVRTLSLDVGEKRIGIAISDSQASIAQPLKLYQRGSLAQDIDEVKKLVREYDVSRIVCGLPKNLDGSIGKKAEAIVEFARKIEEKTHVPVDLWDERFSTDEAHRIFDMHEYKHKKRKPYIDMMAAQIILQGFLDAHKKG, from the coding sequence TTGGAGCGTCTGCGTCTTTTTGTTCTTGAACAGGCGACAGCCGCCATGATATTCTGTGCCGTGCGCACGCTCTCCCTTGACGTCGGAGAAAAACGGATAGGCATTGCCATTTCAGACTCTCAAGCCAGCATAGCCCAGCCTCTCAAGCTGTATCAGCGAGGATCGCTGGCACAGGACATCGATGAGGTGAAGAAATTGGTAAGAGAGTACGACGTATCCCGGATCGTGTGCGGCCTTCCCAAGAACCTGGACGGCTCGATCGGGAAGAAAGCAGAAGCGATCGTCGAGTTTGCCAGAAAGATAGAAGAGAAGACGCACGTGCCCGTCGATCTGTGGGATGAGCGATTCTCAACAGATGAAGCTCACCGCATCTTTGACATGCATGAGTACAAACACAAGAAACGCAAACCCTACATAGATATGATGGCGGCGCAAATTATCCTTCAGGGATTTCTCGATGCTCACAAAAAGGGATAA
- a CDS encoding 3-oxoacyl-ACP reductase family protein has product MKLEGKNAVVTGGGRGVGRAICLDFAKQGANVVVNYASNDKAAKEVVGMIEGMGRKAVAVQGDVARKEDAQKIIETCVQSFGSVHILVNNAGVSKPSMLHKMSVETWDEVVNIQMRGPWLCIQAASKYFMEQNYGRIINVTSVAGVVGTIGQINYAAAKGGVISLTKSAARELAKFNVTCNVISLGIVTTEMTHTISTDEKLKEIYTRRILLGRYAEPEDVSPAFTFFASDDARYITGQLLCVDGGYGMT; this is encoded by the coding sequence ATGAAACTAGAAGGCAAGAACGCGGTGGTTACAGGGGGAGGACGGGGCGTGGGCAGGGCGATTTGCCTGGACTTCGCTAAGCAGGGCGCGAACGTTGTGGTCAATTACGCCTCCAACGACAAGGCAGCCAAGGAAGTTGTGGGTATGATTGAGGGGATGGGGCGGAAAGCGGTCGCAGTCCAGGGCGATGTCGCCAGAAAGGAGGATGCACAGAAAATCATTGAAACTTGCGTACAGAGCTTTGGCTCGGTTCATATCCTCGTGAATAACGCAGGAGTTTCAAAGCCGTCCATGCTCCACAAAATGTCAGTGGAGACATGGGATGAGGTGGTTAACATTCAGATGAGAGGGCCGTGGCTCTGCATCCAGGCAGCATCCAAGTATTTCATGGAACAGAATTACGGCCGGATTATAAACGTGACATCCGTAGCCGGCGTTGTGGGAACCATAGGTCAGATTAACTACGCGGCTGCAAAGGGAGGCGTAATCTCCTTGACCAAGTCTGCTGCAAGAGAACTGGCAAAGTTCAACGTCACCTGCAATGTCATATCGCTTGGAATTGTCACCACTGAAATGACCCACACGATATCTACCGACGAAAAATTGAAAGAGATTTACACGCGACGGATTTTGCTGGGTCGTTATGCTGAGCCGGAAGATGTATCGCCAGCCTTTACCTTCTTTGCCTCTGACGATGCCCGCTACATCACCGGTCAACTCCTGTGCGTTGACGGCGGTTACGGCATGACGTAA
- the had gene encoding 6-hydroxycyclohex-1-ene-1-carbonyl-CoA dehydrogenase — translation MADVPTTIKTWQMKTPWGKNKETGEVIQGKLEQTEIPVPPLKEGDVLVQVAGCGVCHTDLGYFYDGVPTVSKPPLTLGHEIAGTVVAGDAAWIGKEVIVPAVMPCRKCALCKTGRGNRCLAQLMPGNSLGIYGGFSSHIPVPAIDLCLVQDKKGYALEQLAVIADAVTTPYQAAKRADLQPGDNVIVIGATGGVGVYVAQTLRALGAKSVIGIARNPDKLKRALEYGCDAVISTVDKTNKDVVGEWRNYCKAKGVPNTGWKIFEVTGTKAGQDLALDLLSFVGKLILVGFGMAKSEYMMSKLMAFDAEIIGTWGCLPEYYPIVLDMVLNKKIVIDPFVEVRPMSTIAATFDEIHKAGSPAKRVVLKPDF, via the coding sequence ATGGCTGATGTACCGACGACAATAAAGACGTGGCAGATGAAGACGCCATGGGGTAAGAACAAGGAGACCGGAGAGGTCATACAGGGGAAGCTCGAACAGACAGAGATACCTGTGCCGCCCCTGAAAGAGGGTGATGTCCTCGTTCAGGTTGCAGGATGCGGCGTTTGCCATACAGACCTCGGCTATTTCTATGACGGTGTTCCGACGGTGAGCAAGCCCCCGCTGACGCTGGGCCATGAGATCGCGGGGACTGTGGTCGCAGGCGATGCAGCCTGGATCGGCAAAGAGGTGATCGTTCCTGCCGTCATGCCCTGCCGCAAATGCGCTCTTTGCAAGACGGGTCGCGGCAACCGTTGCCTTGCGCAGTTGATGCCGGGTAATTCTCTGGGTATTTACGGCGGCTTCTCCAGCCACATTCCGGTTCCCGCAATCGATCTGTGCCTGGTACAGGATAAGAAAGGTTACGCCCTGGAACAGCTGGCCGTAATTGCGGATGCAGTTACCACTCCATATCAGGCGGCGAAACGAGCAGACCTTCAGCCGGGCGACAACGTGATCGTCATCGGCGCCACCGGCGGCGTGGGCGTGTACGTGGCGCAGACCTTGAGAGCGCTGGGCGCAAAGTCTGTGATCGGTATTGCGAGAAATCCTGACAAACTGAAGAGGGCCCTGGAGTACGGCTGCGACGCCGTTATCAGCACCGTCGACAAGACAAACAAAGATGTCGTCGGCGAATGGAGAAACTATTGCAAAGCGAAGGGCGTGCCCAATACCGGTTGGAAGATTTTCGAAGTTACCGGTACTAAAGCCGGACAGGATCTCGCACTTGATCTGCTCTCCTTCGTGGGGAAACTGATCCTCGTTGGCTTCGGCATGGCCAAGAGCGAGTATATGATGTCCAAGCTGATGGCCTTTGATGCTGAGATCATAGGGACGTGGGGCTGTCTGCCTGAATATTACCCGATCGTCCTTGACATGGTTCTGAACAAGAAGATCGTGATCGACCCGTTCGTCGAAGTGAGACCGATGAGCACGATCGCGGCAACATTCGACGAGATACACAAGGCAGGATCACCTGCAAAAAGAGTTGTGTTGAAGCCAGACTTTTAA
- the oah gene encoding 6-oxocyclohex-1-ene-1-carbonyl-CoA hydratase, whose translation MGLEWMPREHGKKNHDRYGTEHWGTEAPCVVYEKRPLTDPKGNVVKGLYVSWIRLNNPNQYNSYTTEMVKGVIAGFENSSTDREVVATVFTGTGPNAFCTGGNTKEYSEYYSMRPEEYGSYMELFNNMVDSILMCKKPVICRVNGMRVAGGQEIGTACDLTITSDLAIFGQAGPRHGSAPVGGASDFLPSYLSIEDAMWSCVSCEMWSAYKMAWKGLLTKVLPVLKDEKGAWVRNPQVITDKFIDNGEIVYGENKSGDAFKQARAWVNDKLKNNDYDFALLDAEVNRIVWIFANLFPGCLAKSIDGIRQKKKFFWDTMKNDHRHWLAANMMGEAYLGFGAFNSKKITGVDTIDFIKYRQLVAEGTLVDTKFMEDVLGKPQGK comes from the coding sequence ATGGGACTTGAATGGATGCCAAGAGAGCACGGAAAGAAAAACCATGATCGTTATGGCACAGAGCACTGGGGGACAGAGGCACCCTGTGTCGTGTACGAGAAGAGACCACTAACGGATCCCAAAGGAAACGTGGTAAAGGGGCTTTACGTTTCGTGGATCAGACTCAACAACCCCAACCAGTACAACTCTTACACAACGGAGATGGTGAAAGGCGTCATCGCTGGTTTTGAGAACTCTTCAACAGACCGCGAAGTCGTCGCAACGGTCTTCACAGGCACAGGCCCGAACGCCTTCTGCACGGGCGGCAACACCAAAGAGTATTCCGAGTATTACAGCATGAGGCCTGAAGAGTATGGTTCCTACATGGAACTCTTCAATAACATGGTCGACTCGATCCTCATGTGCAAAAAGCCGGTCATCTGCCGGGTTAACGGTATGAGGGTTGCGGGCGGCCAGGAAATCGGCACTGCATGCGACCTGACAATCACCTCAGATCTTGCGATTTTCGGCCAGGCGGGTCCGCGCCATGGCTCTGCCCCGGTCGGCGGCGCATCCGATTTTCTGCCTTCCTATCTCAGCATCGAGGATGCGATGTGGAGCTGCGTGAGCTGCGAGATGTGGAGTGCGTACAAGATGGCGTGGAAAGGTCTGCTGACAAAAGTTCTGCCGGTTCTGAAAGACGAAAAGGGCGCCTGGGTACGAAACCCGCAGGTGATCACCGACAAGTTCATCGACAACGGCGAGATCGTGTACGGCGAAAACAAGTCCGGTGATGCGTTCAAACAGGCAAGAGCCTGGGTGAACGACAAACTGAAGAATAACGACTATGACTTTGCCCTCCTCGATGCGGAAGTCAATCGCATCGTCTGGATTTTCGCCAACCTCTTCCCCGGCTGTCTCGCAAAATCCATCGACGGTATCAGACAGAAGAAGAAATTCTTCTGGGATACAATGAAGAACGATCACCGTCACTGGCTGGCCGCCAACATGATGGGCGAGGCGTATCTTGGGTTCGGCGCATTCAACTCGAAGAAGATCACCGGCGTCGACACCATCGACTTCATCAAGTACCGTCAGCTGGTTGCCGAGGGAACACTGGTGGATACCAAGTTCATGGAAGACGTACTGGGCAAACCACAGGGCAAGTAG
- a CDS encoding enoyl-CoA hydratase/isomerase family protein, producing the protein MAYQLINYEKKDKVARITLNVPPLNWITIPMIKEIIDAVKDAGKDETLKLLIFDHAGEKAFSSGVDVADHTEDKVDEMIKTFHQMFRVMYEIDIPIVGLVNGVSLGGGCELTSFCDIVLASDRSRLGQPEIAVGVFPPVAAAWFSKIIGLKKTYELILTGKMIGAQEAKEIGLVNAVFPAASFREDVDKFLAELLNKSRPILVWSKRAIRASLGANFPDSLRTAEVLYLDGCMKAEDAKEGIAAFMGKRKAVWKDK; encoded by the coding sequence ATGGCCTACCAACTCATTAATTACGAAAAGAAAGACAAGGTTGCCCGCATCACGCTCAACGTACCACCGCTCAACTGGATAACGATTCCCATGATTAAAGAGATCATCGACGCAGTTAAAGATGCAGGCAAGGACGAGACGCTCAAGCTGCTCATTTTCGACCACGCAGGCGAGAAAGCTTTTTCCAGTGGCGTCGATGTCGCGGATCATACCGAGGATAAAGTGGATGAAATGATCAAGACGTTCCACCAGATGTTCAGGGTCATGTACGAGATCGACATTCCTATCGTCGGACTCGTGAATGGCGTTTCCTTGGGCGGCGGCTGCGAGCTTACAAGCTTCTGCGACATCGTGCTGGCATCAGACCGCTCAAGACTTGGCCAGCCTGAGATTGCAGTCGGCGTTTTCCCGCCGGTTGCCGCTGCGTGGTTCAGCAAGATAATCGGCCTCAAGAAAACCTACGAGCTCATCCTCACCGGCAAAATGATTGGCGCACAGGAAGCAAAAGAGATCGGGCTCGTCAACGCAGTCTTCCCTGCCGCATCGTTCAGGGAAGATGTTGACAAATTCCTCGCCGAACTGTTGAACAAGAGCAGACCGATTCTCGTCTGGAGCAAACGTGCAATCAGGGCAAGCCTCGGTGCCAACTTCCCGGATAGCCTGCGTACAGCAGAAGTGCTCTACCTCGACGGGTGCATGAAGGCGGAAGACGCGAAGGAAGGTATCGCAGCCTTCATGGGAAAAAGGAAAGCGGTGTGGAAGGACAAGTAA
- a CDS encoding Xaa-Pro peptidase family protein, whose amino-acid sequence MRHRIQHTPETEIQSRLKRLQPLLEKASLDGAFFHYKIDYFYLSGTMQDAFLYVRPAEEPILFVRRELERARRESPLKTIVPIKTFKDIKPFIGRMKRVGLQLDVIPYTMVLKFKEILGDVTLFDSSPLTQQLRKYKSPFEISVLEHAAAISNKVYDEIPNFLKEGLREIELGGMLENYAKSLGHEGLLRVRSLNYEAYTWHILSGRTGSIVSQSDSPMGGLGLSPAFPVGASMKKMKRGEPILVDFGISYHGYHVDQTRMYAIGCMPDLFVKACEVCRDIQYKVLDKALQGMRTADLFAYSKQLAEDAGFGENYLGYGHHKVNFLAHGIGLELAEFPFIARTHDYPLEPGMTLAIEPKMVFPKIGSCGIENTVLLEHGSFRILTNRDEQITVL is encoded by the coding sequence ATGAGACATCGGATACAGCACACGCCTGAGACAGAGATTCAGTCCCGGCTGAAACGATTACAGCCATTGCTGGAGAAGGCCTCGCTTGACGGGGCCTTTTTCCACTACAAGATCGACTACTTCTATCTCTCGGGAACTATGCAGGACGCCTTTCTCTACGTGCGGCCTGCCGAAGAACCGATTCTCTTCGTGCGGAGGGAGCTGGAGCGGGCGCGAAGAGAGTCCCCACTGAAAACGATCGTTCCGATCAAGACCTTCAAGGACATCAAACCATTCATCGGCCGCATGAAGCGGGTCGGTCTGCAGCTCGACGTTATTCCCTACACTATGGTGCTCAAATTTAAAGAAATCCTTGGAGACGTCACGCTCTTCGATTCCTCGCCGCTCACGCAGCAGCTCAGAAAATATAAATCACCTTTTGAAATCAGTGTTCTGGAACATGCAGCGGCCATCAGCAACAAGGTCTACGACGAGATACCAAATTTTCTGAAAGAAGGCTTGCGCGAAATAGAGCTGGGAGGCATGCTGGAGAACTACGCCAAATCCCTTGGCCATGAAGGGCTCCTCAGAGTCCGATCCCTCAATTACGAGGCGTACACGTGGCACATCCTCAGCGGACGGACCGGCAGTATTGTAAGCCAGTCAGACTCGCCCATGGGTGGATTAGGGCTGTCTCCCGCTTTTCCTGTCGGCGCAAGCATGAAGAAGATGAAACGGGGTGAGCCTATTCTCGTGGACTTTGGCATCTCGTACCACGGCTACCATGTAGACCAGACCCGCATGTACGCCATAGGCTGCATGCCTGATCTCTTCGTGAAGGCGTGCGAGGTCTGCCGTGACATCCAGTACAAGGTGCTGGACAAGGCGCTCCAGGGCATGCGCACTGCCGATCTCTTCGCGTACTCGAAACAGCTCGCGGAAGATGCGGGCTTCGGAGAGAATTATCTTGGCTACGGCCATCACAAAGTAAACTTTCTCGCCCACGGCATCGGCCTTGAGCTCGCTGAGTTCCCCTTCATCGCAAGAACTCACGATTACCCGCTGGAGCCCGGTATGACATTGGCCATCGAGCCTAAAATGGTCTTCCCAAAGATAGGCTCGTGCGGCATTGAGAATACAGTGCTTCTTGAACATGGCAGCTTTCGGATACTGACCAACAGAGATGAGCAGATCACCGTTCTATGA
- a CDS encoding sugar phosphate isomerase/epimerase family protein, which yields MKILFSSGTLHQLPLTEVFRLARDAGFDGCDLVINRSLDGPGFKERISEAQRILPVYSIHAPFMKLTTWGTHADALRQSITTARELGIGLVNFHPPSWFHRELSFYRWFRKMDDFQKELDCGNVLLAIENMPLIGKRLKLAPYLLNDYKDLIEFGLKKNLYFTFDTTHIATFDHDTIVAFLSFQKTARLKNIHLSDSQASESHLFPGTGDLPIARLLNTMRRVGYDGLVTLELAPRELPVTEGLLLQSLRYAVRFLRLHLGKEGYE from the coding sequence ATGAAAATACTCTTCTCGAGCGGAACCCTCCACCAACTGCCCCTTACGGAGGTTTTTCGGCTCGCCAGGGACGCAGGCTTTGACGGCTGCGACCTTGTCATAAACAGGTCTCTTGATGGGCCCGGCTTTAAAGAAAGAATAAGCGAGGCACAACGCATTCTGCCGGTCTATTCCATCCACGCACCTTTCATGAAACTGACAACCTGGGGCACGCACGCCGATGCGCTGCGGCAAAGCATAACCACCGCCAGAGAACTCGGCATAGGCCTGGTCAATTTTCATCCACCTTCGTGGTTTCACCGCGAGTTAAGCTTCTACCGCTGGTTCAGAAAAATGGACGATTTCCAGAAAGAGCTTGACTGCGGTAACGTGCTCCTCGCCATAGAAAACATGCCGCTGATCGGAAAGAGACTGAAACTCGCCCCTTACCTGCTCAACGACTACAAGGATCTTATAGAGTTCGGCCTCAAGAAGAACCTCTACTTCACGTTCGACACAACGCACATCGCAACCTTTGACCACGACACCATAGTTGCATTCCTCAGCTTTCAAAAAACCGCGCGGCTCAAGAACATACACCTGAGCGATTCGCAAGCTTCGGAGAGCCACCTCTTTCCGGGAACGGGAGACTTGCCCATCGCACGCCTGCTCAACACCATGAGAAGGGTCGGTTACGACGGATTGGTCACACTGGAGCTGGCGCCCCGCGAACTCCCGGTCACCGAAGGGTTGCTACTTCAGTCTCTGCGATACGCTGTGCGGTTTCTGCGACTGCACCTGGGCAAGGAGGGCTATGAGTAA
- the radA gene encoding DNA repair protein RadA: MSKIKQTFICEACGYETYKWMGKCPRCASWDTIREIKLEKEASRREDRRFAVTLRDEEVEEERLLLSMEEMDRVLGGGLTKGSSILLGGDPGIGKTTLCFEIAARVVEMGFDVLYVSGEESLRQLAGRKKRLGLSGPFSTLITSSLADIMDAIQEKSYALVIIDSIQSIYNTKLPFLPGSMSQIRDVSSRLIRELKAREASHIFVGHVTKEGAIAGPKILEHMVDTVLYFEGDKMLPYRMLRAIKNRYGPVDEIGLFQMTREGLVSAEPSLFFMSERVEASSGTTLFPYITGSRPLVIEVQALTPKTVFPIPKKLSVGYDVNRLFILVAVMEKSLGLPFSDRDVYVNVTGGIKVNEPGIDLAVAAAILSSYKNIGWKDAAFFGEVGLTGEVRRVVNMELRVRECERLKIRKVLCPRGLDKAVGVDLLPTRNIRELVEYLAEAG; this comes from the coding sequence ATGAGTAAAATCAAGCAGACCTTCATATGCGAAGCTTGCGGCTACGAAACATACAAATGGATGGGAAAGTGTCCGAGATGCGCCTCCTGGGACACAATCAGAGAAATCAAGCTTGAGAAGGAAGCGTCAAGAAGAGAAGACAGAAGATTTGCAGTTACGCTGCGGGATGAGGAAGTAGAAGAGGAGCGGCTGCTGTTGTCAATGGAAGAGATGGACCGGGTTCTTGGAGGAGGCCTCACCAAGGGTTCCTCCATACTGCTCGGCGGCGATCCGGGCATTGGAAAGACCACCTTGTGCTTTGAGATCGCTGCCCGTGTGGTTGAAATGGGCTTCGATGTACTGTACGTTTCAGGCGAGGAGTCGCTGCGGCAGCTGGCAGGCAGAAAGAAGAGACTCGGCCTTTCGGGACCCTTTTCAACGCTCATCACAAGCAGTCTCGCCGACATCATGGACGCGATCCAGGAAAAGAGTTATGCCCTCGTCATCATTGACTCTATCCAGTCGATTTACAATACAAAGCTCCCCTTCCTGCCGGGAAGCATGAGTCAGATCCGGGATGTCTCATCAAGGCTGATCAGGGAATTAAAGGCAAGAGAGGCGTCTCACATCTTCGTGGGGCATGTCACCAAGGAAGGAGCGATCGCCGGCCCCAAGATACTGGAGCACATGGTTGACACGGTCCTTTATTTCGAAGGCGACAAAATGCTGCCTTACAGGATGCTGCGGGCCATAAAAAACAGGTACGGGCCTGTGGACGAGATAGGGCTCTTTCAGATGACCCGTGAGGGGCTGGTGAGCGCGGAGCCTTCCCTTTTCTTTATGTCGGAACGGGTGGAGGCCAGTTCGGGCACGACCCTTTTCCCCTACATTACGGGCTCAAGACCTCTCGTGATAGAAGTCCAAGCTCTTACCCCGAAGACGGTCTTTCCCATTCCCAAGAAGCTGTCCGTCGGTTACGATGTGAACAGACTATTCATTCTTGTAGCGGTGATGGAAAAGAGTCTCGGCCTCCCGTTTTCTGACAGGGATGTCTATGTCAACGTCACGGGAGGAATCAAAGTAAACGAGCCTGGTATCGACCTCGCGGTGGCAGCGGCGATCCTCTCAAGTTACAAAAACATCGGTTGGAAAGATGCGGCATTTTTCGGAGAAGTAGGCCTGACCGGCGAGGTAAGAAGAGTAGTAAATATGGAGCTTCGCGTACGGGAATGCGAAAGGCTCAAAATCAGGAAGGTGCTTTGCCCCAGGGGCCTGGATAAAGCAGTCGGGGTTGATCTTTTACCCACAAGAAACATTCGGGAGCTTGTGGAGTATCTCGCAGAAGCTGGATAG
- a CDS encoding Rrf2 family transcriptional regulator produces the protein MKISTQSRYGLRALFDIAYHSAGLSTQVKDISARQGISPRYIEQIFQKLKRAGIIKSIRGPSGGYYLAKTPEQIKIGEIIRATEGNLELVFCLSHNKTAARRCDRAVHCVARDIWKEASTRLMEYFDSITLQDLCKEAQQKGIERVIDKHLMYYI, from the coding sequence ATGAAGATATCCACCCAAAGCAGGTATGGCTTACGCGCGCTCTTTGACATAGCGTACCATTCGGCGGGTCTGTCCACTCAGGTAAAAGATATCTCCGCCAGACAAGGGATATCACCCAGGTATATCGAACAGATCTTCCAGAAGCTGAAACGCGCCGGCATTATCAAGAGCATCAGGGGACCCTCAGGAGGCTACTACCTGGCCAAAACCCCGGAGCAAATCAAAATCGGTGAGATCATAAGAGCCACCGAAGGCAACCTCGAACTGGTATTCTGCCTGAGCCACAACAAGACTGCCGCAAGACGCTGCGACCGGGCCGTGCACTGCGTGGCCAGAGACATTTGGAAGGAAGCATCGACTCGACTGATGGAGTATTTTGACTCCATCACCCTGCAGGACCTGTGCAAAGAGGCACAGCAGAAGGGGATTGAGCGGGTAATCGATAAGCATCTGATGTACTATATTTGA
- a CDS encoding universal stress protein — protein sequence MFRNILVPLDFSDYTDEIMNIAVQIAVKFGSAIHLLHVIPNMDYFTPYESFLSAESLVNIQRDIEREVGKDMEEVAQKIKDIPVTKEIHTGVVSLEIIDYVRTEKIDLVVMGTHGRGGLEHILIGSVAEKVVRKSPCPVLTVRPAAKQL from the coding sequence ATGTTCCGGAATATTCTGGTGCCGCTTGATTTTTCAGACTATACGGACGAAATCATGAATATCGCCGTGCAAATAGCGGTAAAATTCGGCTCCGCGATTCATCTGCTCCACGTGATCCCGAATATGGACTATTTCACACCATATGAATCCTTCCTGTCTGCAGAAAGCCTCGTCAACATACAGAGGGACATTGAGCGCGAGGTAGGAAAAGACATGGAGGAAGTGGCACAGAAGATTAAAGACATTCCAGTGACGAAAGAAATACACACAGGCGTTGTTTCGTTAGAAATCATAGATTATGTGCGTACCGAAAAGATAGATCTCGTAGTGATGGGCACCCATGGCAGGGGCGGTCTGGAGCATATCCTCATTGGAAGTGTTGCGGAGAAGGTGGTGCGAAAATCACCATGCCCGGTGCTCACGGTACGACCCGCCGCAAAACAGCTGTAG
- a CDS encoding tetratricopeptide repeat protein: protein MEKLKVLTSTLAEIYIRQGYLDKAKEVYEKLLSRDAGNTIYKGRVSLLEHDTPERKRLRVLTQLLKRLEERRDERETS from the coding sequence ATGGAAAAGCTGAAAGTATTAACGTCCACCCTTGCGGAAATTTACATTCGCCAGGGTTACCTTGACAAAGCTAAAGAAGTCTACGAGAAACTTCTGTCCAGGGATGCGGGGAATACGATCTACAAAGGAAGGGTCTCGCTTCTCGAACACGATACACCGGAGCGCAAACGGCTTCGGGTCCTCACGCAATTACTCAAGAGGCTAGAAGAGCGAAGAGATGAACGAGAAACGAGTTGA